The Capsicum annuum cultivar UCD-10X-F1 unplaced genomic scaffold, UCD10Xv1.1 ctg1760, whole genome shotgun sequence DNA window GATTCAGCATTCTGCTCGTCTAGCGCAAACAAACAACTCGTGTCATGTTGTTTTCCTTCAACATTGCATCTCAGAAACAAGTCAGGAGAAGCAAATTCAACTCTTGAGAATCCATGTCCTAGTGGCTGCCAGGAAAAAGAATGGGATGCAAAAGTTAATACTAGTTGAGAAGCTTCATACTATATGCACGTGCATTCCCTAAAAGGGTAAGAGCGAGGTGGGATATTGTGGTAACTTCATATTTTTGTGTAGAGTATGTATCTAAAATTCAGGGAAGAGAAATGACTACCTTGGATGCGTGAAAATTATTTTACAGACTTCTATATAATTTAGAGAATCGTTTAGGTGAGGTACCTGATACCGAGAATGTAGAGGAAGTTCCATGTTTAGTTCCAGTTCATGCTTCCATTGAGTTGTTAAATTGGAATTCACTTCCAGATGAACCTCAACAAGCGATCGGTTTGACAGAAATGAGGGCAACTCTAAATTTGTATCTCCAAATACAGTAGCATCGGTGAAAACTGCACAAAATTGCCGACACCAAGTAGCCTCAGATGAAGAGTTGCAGCATTAGAAATTGATAGAATCGGATAGAAAATTACCACCACGCTGCACAAGGTGTTGCAGCTCAAAAGGATCTGCAAAGACTCCAGAAGGCAGTCGTTCAACAATTATCACCTCAAACGATTTTGAAGACCTGGAAAAGGACTCCGATGACATTTTCAATCTGAGAGATGATGATAGACGTCGATGGGAGCCTTCACCAATCAACTTTCTATGTAAAAAAGTCAGCTTTGGGGGAAATTCGACATTGCCTTGCAGCGATATACATCCACTGGACAGTATGTCATGTGCAATGAAATCTTCAAACTTCGAATCTATCAAATTGTCATGTTTACTAAAATAGGATTTTGCAACATAGTTATCAAGATAAGGTGCATGGACCTGAAGAAAATGGGGAAAAAGTACAGCTGGTCAATAATGGAAAGAAATTGATGATTGCGTCATTAAACCGAGTCTAAATTTTTCTTGAGAACAGCCAATCCATTTTCAGTTTTCTGTAAATTCGACTATCACTAACATCCGAGCTGCATATATCGAGAAATAATTGCACATCTTGAGATTATTTCGCAGCACGATCACTTACTTCACTTAATCCTGCAGTATCGAGGCAAGAGCTGATTCTAGCAATTAGCATCACTGTGATGATCATTGCCAAACATTGTGGCAGAAGATCATGAAGTTCCATCGTAACTCTGAGAAGGTTGAATATGAAAATTAGGCACAGAAAACATTATATACGTCGAGATATAAGACATATTATGAATTTACGGTTCTGACAACAAATAGCTTCTACCACAACTCATCACCTATAACCACATAAGTTCATTTACTAATGAGAGAACTTCCTGCAAGCTTGTCTTGATAATCAGAAAGTCAGATGACCTGCTTTCACATGACATCTATTGTAACAACTTCAATTTCTCAACACAGCACTAACATATATTATACTTACTGAATCCAAATTACACCTTACAATTGAAACAATAAGGTAATAGTGAATAACAGAAACGGAGAAATCGTAAGAGTAACAGGGGAGAAGTTAACTAGAAGAAGATGAGATACTGGAGCATGGAAGTGAGATGAGAGGATAACAGACTAGCCAAAGCTTCAATACAATTCATATAACCCTTTCTGTCTAACCCCAAGTCCAATCTAATCAATTGATAATTGGGCTTGGATCCCCAAATAAAACTTTCCAACATTTTTGTCAACTCAACAATCCCAACTGAATCAGCCCCAATCACCACTTCTAACCCATAGGCCCGTACAAAGTCAGCTTGGTTCACAACAATGCCCCCATCCTGAAAAAGAATCGTGTCCTCAAGGTTCGGGTAGAACAACACTGATATCATAGCACCGAACTTGTTAGGACTTGGATACATGTTACCAAACCTATCCTCCACTTTGGCCGAGTTCCTAACAAAAC harbors:
- the LOC107857023 gene encoding phosphatidylinositol-glycan biosynthesis class X protein, whose amino-acid sequence is MELHDLLPQCLAMIITVMLIARISSCLDTAGLSEVHAPYLDNYVAKSYFSKHDNLIDSKFEDFIAHDILSSGCISLQGNVEFPPKLTFLHRKLIGEGSHRRLSSSLRLKMSSESFSRSSKSFEVIIVERLPSGVFADPFELQHLVQRGVFTDATVFGDTNLELPSFLSNRSLVEVHLEVNSNLTTQWKHELELNMELPLHSRYQPLGHGFSRVEFASPDLFLRCNVEGKQHDTSCLFALDEQN